Within Oceanicoccus sp. KOV_DT_Chl, the genomic segment ATTGCTTTCAGCTCCAGCTCCCGAGTCCCGTCTAAAACTGGAAATATCAATAAACTCAGCTTTTGGGTGATCCAGGACATGGCCAGGAAAAGTATAGATTCTTTTAACCACATCGGTATCAGCACCATAGCGCTCACCTGAGAATTCAAAATATTCCAACTTCGGAAACAATGTCCTCACCAGAATATTATTCTTACTCTTAATCTTTTTCAGCTCTTTAGGCGTCAATATTCCACGGTAAAAACTGGAGGCTCCATGGGGAATAATACATACTCCAACATTGAATTCCCCGTATCTTTTCTGCAAATACCGTATCGAATAATTGCTGTTATTATTCTTTAGTCGGGACAAATATATTTCTATATCTTTAATTTCATCACCAACAATCTTGATAGAACTCTCAATCTCAGATAAGTGAGAAAGCGCCACTCGCTGCCCGGAAAATAGGCCCTTGATATCTGTTAAAGCTAAATATTTTTTTTGCGACCATCCGCCCCATAGATATGAGCCGAGCAACCTTTCCTTATAGGCAAACAACAAACACGTCGCATCATCATTGAAAGAACCTGCAATCATATCGGCAACGACTCGTTCTAATTCTGTCTTAACAAAAAACAAGCGCACAAGTTGGGCGTTATTTTCATCCATAAGTTTACGACCTCTTACCAGGCTTACTTTGAAATCCCCCTGAATCCACTTGCGGATTAGCTAACATAAATCCTTCACCATAGGATTTATTATGCCTACTCTTTATTTTCGCATAATAACGACTCATACCAGCCTTAACCTCATCAACTGTACGCCCCACTTTATTTGCATAAAGGCTTACGACTAAATCGGTAAGCTCCGCGGCTAAACCCGCTTCTTCGCAATCAATGACAAAGCGCGCAACATCCCGATAAAAATTAGAGCTATTTACCCGCTGCTTTCTAGCCCCGTCAATATCCACCAACAGGACATCTTGCCCCACGTGATCATATAAAATATTGGCCCACTTAAAATCACCATGCAGAACACCTGCTGTCATATGAAGTCCAGCCAAGAGAGACGCCAGCTTTTCAGCCAAGTTAGCTTTTTTAAACTCCTCATTAAGTGTGGAGCCAATTAAGTAGCGTAAATCCCGGCCACCTGCTTCATAAGCATTGATGGTATATAAACACGATGCGCTCCAATCAAACACCACACAATAAAGTTTGGGTACGCGAACATCTGCAGCGGCCATTGCGTTCGCAGCCGCCAACATCTTGTTGTATTTATGCCCGCCAAGCCGATATAAAATTGCCGATATAATTGATTTAAACTGATAACACTTTATAAAAAATTGGCTTCCACCTATCTCGGCCTTTCGCGCATCAACCTTACCGTCATCCTTAATCACACAGGCCTCACTCCACACCTTATGCAAAAACTCAGCCCCCTGCGCTGATAGCAAGCCCGCTAACGGCTCTGACTGATGAATAACACGTATATTCAACATTAATCTGTCAACCACCAATCCGAGCATGGCGATTCTTTACCATGATCTTTTTGATAGAGCTTTAATGCCACGCTATTAACTTTTTTCCAAAATTCAGTATCTAGCTGACGTAGGTTGCCATCGCCGTATATCTTCATAAATCGCAAGCAATCTCTCTTCGTTAAACCAATATTCATGGCCGAAAAATACAAACCGGCGATATCTTTTATCGCCCAACGCTCAGGCACTTCTCGCCTCATTTGTGCACGATGCAAATCAATCAAATAACACCTGGGGTTATCTGGCTCCGCTGCATTGTTTTTTTCAAGTAAAAAATGGCAAATATAATAATCGCGATGATTAATACCTGCCTTATGCATTGTCCTGCTTACGCTCGCCAACAATCTAACAAGGGCAATTCTATGTTTATATTCAGGAGGGGCTTCCTGCCACGCCGCGCAGTAATCTTCCAAACTAATGGTATTATTTAAATCATCAGTAAGAATAAATGACAACTGTTTAGCTGGATTCCAGCCACGTTTACCGAATGCGGCAGTGGTGAGCGTCGACACCCCTAAATCGGTTAATTTTTTTGCCGCCAAGTACTCATTACTCGCGCCAATAACCGGTAACCGAAACTGTACTATATTTTTAAATATCTCATTCCAACCTATTCCTGTGTGAACTTTTAAAAAATAGCTACGTCCAGCAATAGTAACCTGCGAGGTAGTTCGCCCCTCTTTATTGCGATAAATATCACCCTTAATTTTCTGCACTTCGCAAAATGGGTCTTTACCTTGCCAGAGTCGTTTAAACTCATCTCGCAAAAAAAGTTTCAACGCTCATCCCCCGATTGATGTAAGCGATTAAAACAACGCTCCACACAATCAATACCCGTAGCATGCATGCTGTATAGATCGGCATTTTTAGCATAGCTCAAAGCATTTTTACGCCAACGCCCCATTAGCTCATCATTGTAGATAGCTAACAACTGCTGATTTAAATTTTGTTGCGAGAAAGGAGTTGATAAAACAACCCCACAGTCAGCCTTATCAATATGTGGGGCATAACCGCAGACGTCCGTCACCAATACTGGCAAACCTGCCACTACCGCCTCTAACAAGACAATTCCTGCGGCTTCGTCTAGTGCCGGATGTACCAGGATATCAGCGGCCAACAGGAACCGCGGCACATCATCGCGACCGTTAAAAAATTTAACTTTATCTGCGACATTTAATTTTTTAGCCAACGCCCGATAATTTTTTTCTTTATCCTGACCAAGAATATAGAGCTGCGTTTTTGCTAGTTTTTCAGCAGGTAGTGATGCCAAACTTTTAATGACTCTATCCAGCCCTTTTTTAATAAAGCCAGAGCCAATAAACAACATCAACTTATCATCATCGTCCAAGTTAAACTCGCAACGAAAATCGGCGCGTATCTCGGTCGAGTTATCCGGCGCACACCGGTCACGGCTAATTCCCGGTGGCAACATAAACATTCGATCCGGCTCAGTATCGTAATGTTCGATAAATTTATTTTTCTCTGTTTCAGAAATCAATAAAATATCGGTTTTTTGTCCGCGATTAAATATAGACTGCTCAGCCTTTGAAAAATGACGGTAACGCGCGCCTAGCCGATACAACCAACTTCGATTTTTTTGCGCTTTATCTTCATAACATGAATCGGCGGCATAGTAGACATCCAAGCCCGGCATTTTATTAAAACCAAACACCACATCAACAGGGTCGCGCTTAATATCATCGTTAGCATAAGCTGCAAATTTTTCATTGCGACGATGATTACTTAATGCCTTAATCGGAACAAAACGGACATCCACGCCATCCGGAATTTGACCCTGCCACTTGATACAGTAAACCCGACACTGATGGCCTCGCGCTATAGCCTCTTGCAAAAAGCGCATAAAATCCCGCTCCAGGCCACCGTAAGGGAAATATTTAAACAAGCAAAAAGCTAGCTGCATTGAATCGCCTATTAGCTCAGCACAAGGAATCTAAAGATTGAATCACCTGCTCAGGTTTTAATTCACGTAAACATTTCATCGCATTTTCGGTTAAAGGGCACTCTCGCTTAAAGCATGGACCGCAATCTACTGACAACTGCACAACGGCTACATTATCGCCCAAAGGGGGAGTAAATTCAGGCGAGGTTGAGCCATAAACAACCACCATTGGCCGCTGCAATGCTGCGGCCACATGCATCAAACCGGAATCATTACTCACCACTGCAGCAGCCATGGATAAAATATCGACTGCTTCTGATAGTGCCGTTTGTCCCGCTAAATTTATACACGCTGGCCGCTGCTCCAAAGGCAGCGCCGCTTTAATACTTTCTGCCACAGCGTGGTCATTCGCTGAGCCAAATATTGCCACCTGCCAACCACGCTGAATGTAGGTTGCAGCGACGGCAGCATAATGCGCCTCCGGCCAGCGTTTGGCTGGACCAAATTCAGCGCCGGGACATAAAGCAAGAAAAGGTTGATCTGATCCCAGTTTATTGGCCTGCAGTAATTGCGGGACGTTGTCCTGATTAACAACTAATTTTGGATAGGGTAATTGCTTAGGCAATTCAGCCCCTGGCGGATAGGCCAATGCAACAAAGCGCTGCACCATTAATGGGTAATTTCTTTTGATCAACAAACGGATGTCATTAAGTAAAAAATAGCGCATTTCGCCACGCCAGCCGGTGCGTTCGGGGATTTCGGCAAACATTGGCACCAATGCAGACTTTAATGAATTCGGCAGTACAATGGATTGATCATAGCGCTCGCGCTGCAAGGTTTTACCCAGTTGCATGCGCATCCCTAATTGCAACTTGCCGTGCCCCACAGGCATAGCAATACCGGCTCTCACTTCTGGCATGCGCTCCAGAATAGGTAAACTCCAGGCAGGGGCTAATACATCAATAATACAATCAGGATTTTTTTGTTTAAGCACAATAAATAGGGACTGTGCCATCACCATATCGCCGACCCAGGACGGGCCGACGATAAGAATTTTTTTTGCAGCTAAGGCCATTAGATAGCCAGACTACTTCGCTACCGGCGCCAACCAGTCAAGATGATTGTCATCACGACCTTTTACCGCATTAAAGTACATTGTTTGTAATTTTTCAGTCAGAGGACCACGGTCCCCGGAACCTATTTTACGGCCGTCCAACTCACGGATTGGTAACACTTCCGCAGCGGTGCCCGTGAAGAATGCTTCATCGGCAACGTAGACTTCATCGCGAGTAATCCGCTTTTCCCGAATGCTATAACCCAGTTCGGCCGCCAGCGCAAAAATCGTGGCGCGAGTAATACCATCAAGACAACTGGTTAACTCAGGGGTGTACATAATGTTATCGCGCACCATAAAAAAGTTTTCACCACTGCCTTCAGCCACGTAACCCTCATTATCTAACAGCAGGGCTTCATCGCAACCACAATCCAAAGCTTCCTTTAAGGCCAGCATGGAATTCATATAGTTACCATTGGCCTTGGCTTTACACATGGTGATGTTGACATGATGACGGGTGTACGACGAGGTGCGCACTTTAATACCGTGCTCTTTCGCGTCGGGCGACATATAAGACGGCCATTCCCACGCGGCAACGATCACATGCACTTTCAAATTATCAGCCCGCAAACCCATACCTTCCGAACCATAAAAACACATGGGGCGCAGGTAGGCTTCCTTTAAATTATTTTCGCGCACGACTGCTTTTTGCGCTTCGATTATCTGTTGATGATTAAACGGCATATCCATCATCAAAATATGGGCGCTGCGGAACAAGCGACTGGTATGCTCTTCTAATTTAAAAATACAGGTGCCGTTTTTTTCAGTTTCGTAGGCTCGCACCCCTTCAAAAACGCCCATGCCATAATGCAAGGTGTGGGTGAGTACATGGGTCTGCGCATCGCGCCAGGGAACCATTTCACCGTCGTACCAAATAAGACCATCACGGTCGGCCATGGACATATCAAACTCCTCAATCTTCTCTAACACTGTTAATTAGTGCCGACAGCCAGGCTATCAGTACATTAAATCTAACCACTTACTTATTACCGCACTGCGATGTTGCTCGAATTCAGCCAGCGGCACTTCGCAGGGCCGTTGTAATAAGCTCAACCGATGCACATGAGCGCGGTAGGCCTTATACGCATCTATTAATGCCTCTGTTTCAGCTGCATTGAATAGCCCTGCGCTATTGAGGGCTTCCAGTATTCGGATGTTATCCGTGTAGACCGCCAAAGCTGGGTATTGGTGTGACCAAGCAAGAACCGCGTATTGCACCATAAATTCGATGTCAACGATAGCTCCCGTTCCATGTTTAAGGTGAAAAATTGGTGGCTCTGCCAGCTCCAAATCTTTCGGCAATAGGTGATCGCGCATTTTTTGGCGCATCGTCACTACTTCTGCCTTCAACGCCACCTCGTCACGGGGCTGGCACAGCAAATCACAACGCAGTCTTTGAAAAGACTCAGCCAAGGCAACATCACCAGCCACGACTCTGGCGCGCACTAACGCCTGCTGCTCCCAGGTCCACGCTTGGGTGCGCTGATAATTTTCAAACGCCTGTAAAGAGGACACTAACAAACCGGAATTTCCCGACGGGCGCAGCCGCATATCGACTTCGTAGAGCATCCCCGAAGGGGTTTGTGCGGTCAGAATATGGATCATGCGCTGCCCAAGCCGGGCGAAAAACATGCCGTTGTCGACGGAGCGCGCGCCATCGGTAGCCAGGTTAGCGCCAGCATTATGGATGAACACCAAATCCAGATCGGAGCCATGGCCTAGCTCGATGCCGCCCATTTTACCGTAGCCCAGCACAATAAAATCTTTATCACAGGGCACGCCGGCGGTTTTTTGCGGAAAGCCATGACGACTGGTTAAATCCTGCCACGCAAGCTCCAACACCCGCTCCAGAATCACCTCGGCAATGATCGTTAGGTAATCACTGACTTTCATCAACGGCAGCTTGGCGGTCACTTCAGCGGCTGAAACATGTAATTGATGCGCCATTTTAAAATAGCGCAAGCCCTCCATCTGCGCTTCCAAATCGTCTGCCGGTAAGCGCAACATCTCCTGATAAAGTTGATCACGTAACGCCTGCTTATCTGGCACTTGATATAAGGTGCGGGTATCCAACAGTTCGTCCAATAACACCGGGTGCTTGGCTAACTGCGTAGCAATCCAGGGACTAGCAGCACAGAGAATAATCAGCTGTCGCAATGCACCGGGGTTCTCGACCAACAACAATAAATAGGCCGTGCGGCGCAGCACAGCTTCTATTAATGGCAGGATCCGCAACAACGCCGCTGAGGGCATGGCGCTCGTTACCTCACTATCGGTTAAGGCCTGCAATAGCATCGGTATCAAGTCATCCAGTCGCTCGCGCGCCACTGCCTGCATCCGCACCACCGCGGGTTGTTGGCGTATATGTTGTAACCGTTTAAGCACATCATCTGCCGCTTCGTGCCCGCCAGCCTCTAGAGTTTCAATCGCATCCGCTGACTCCAGCTCCCCCAACCACAATGCCTGCCACTTGCCGTTAGACTTATCAGCCGCCTCTTGCTCATCCTCGGCAGCGATTAATTGCCGAAAATGAAAATCCACTTGATCCCGATGCTGCTGTAATGCCGCGGAAAAATCCTGCCAGCAGGTATAACCCATCACCCAGGCTAAAATAGATTGCGGCAAAGATTCACTAGGTAGCTCTTGAGTTTGCTGATCTCTATACACTTGAATCGCATGCTCGGTATTACGCAAAAAAACATACGCTTGCTGTAACTCTTTAATAGCCTCAGCAGGCATATAGTTTTCTGCCGCTAAGGTATCCAGCACTTTTTGTACTCGTCGCTGCTGCAAGGCAATCTCACGACCGCCCCGAATTAACTGGAAGCACTGGGCGATAAATTCTATTTCCCGAATACCCCCGCCCCCAGCTTGACATCATTGTGCAAATGCCTGCGCTGTACTTCCTTGCGAATCATTTTTTTCATTGAACGCAAAGAATCTACAGCAGAAAAATCTATATAACGTCGGTAGGTGAAAGGCCGCAGCAAGGCCATTAGCTTTTCACCCTGATCAGTTTCGCCAGCTACCACTCGTGCCTTGATCATTGCATAGCGTTCCCAGTCTCGACCCTGGTCTTGATAATATTCCTCCAGCGCCGAAAAGCTCAATACTAACGCTCCGCTTTCTCCGTAAGGGCGTAAACGCATATCAACACGAAAGACAAAACCGTCGGCAGTTTGTTGATCAATTGATTGAATTAATTTTCGCGCCAACCGGGTAAAAAACTCACTATTGGTTAACGGTTTTTCAACGCCCTGTGTTTCACCACTGTGGGGATAACAAAAAATTAAATCAATGTCAGAGGACAGGTTTAATTCCCAGGCGCCCAACTTTCCCATCCCCAATACCAACAATTTTTGCTCGCGAACCTGACCGCTTTTTTTCGCGGTAGGGGTACCATAGCGCTGACATAATTGTTGATGATGAAAATCCAGCGCCTGTTGAATACTGGCTTCTGCTAGTGAAGAGATATCTTTGGTGGTTTCTTCCAGTGACGCCAGTCGATTAAGGTCTCGCCAAATAACACGTAACTGTTCCCGGTTGCGGTGGTGTCGCAACACCTGATCCAATTGCTCGGCGGTTTCTACATTGACCAGAAGTTCAGCCAGTTGCGAATGGATTGTGCTCTCATTATAGATTTGGTGTAGCTGCTGTGACTCCACCAGCTGTTTGAACATTGCCGGCTGACGTATACACAAATCAGCGGCAAACTGGCTACCTAACCAAGTGCGGCAAAGTTGATCAGCAAATATTTTTTCTTGCAAACATTGTGTCAGCCAGTCGGCATAATCTGCATTTCGCTCAATAAATTGCTGCCGATATTTTTCTAGCTCAGCGGTCTGCTGGACAGTCATAGTAGTTGGCGAAAGCAGCAACATAGATAGCTTCTTTATTATCATTTGTCTTTTGAGCAATAGCGCTGGACTTAACGCTGAGTGGGTGACACTCGCAATACTTCAGCCATAGTAGTTTCACCCGCGGCTATTTTCTGCGCGCCGGATAAACGCAGCGAGTGCATGCCTTCTTTCATCGCCTGGCGCCGCACCAATTCAATATTGAGCTGATCATTGACTTGATCCTGCACGGTTTCTGACATCACTAAAATTTCATAAATTCCCTGACGCCCGTAGTAACCTGTGTTGCGACATTCCAAACAACCAACCGGCTTATACACAGTTTTTGGCATCGCTACCTTCCATGGTAAGGTCAGCGTTTGCCAATCACTTTCACTAATAGTATCGGGCTGTTTACAGTGAGGGCATAAAGTTCTCACTAAACGCTGCGCCATTACCCCCAGCACTGTGGCTTTGAGTAAATAGGATGGAACACCTAATTCTAACAACCGCGTTATGGCGCTAGGTGAATCATTGGTGTGCAAGGTGGATAACACCAGATGACCTGTGAGCGCAGCCTGAATGGCCATCTCTGCTGTTTCCAAATCACGAATCTCGCCGATCATAATAATATCCGGGTCCTGTCGCATCAGCGCGCGCACACCACTGGCAAAATCCAGGTCGATATTATGTTGTACCTGCATTTGATTAAAACTGTCTTCCATCATTTCAATCGGGTCTTCGATGGTGCAAACATTGACTTCGGTGGTGGCCAATTGTTTTAAGCTGGAATACAAGGTGGTGGTTTTCCCTGAACCGGTTGGCCCGGTCACCAACACAATACCGTGTGGTTTTTCGATCATATTTTGCCAGCGACTATAGTCTTCGTTAGCCAAACCCAATTGTTCGAAACTGCGCAATAGCACGTCGGGGTCAAAAATCCGCATCACTAATTTTTCACCGAAGGCTGTAGGCATGGTGGACAAACGCAATTCGATTTCATTGCCTTCCGGGCTGACGGTTTTTAAACGGCCATCCTGTGGTCGGCGTTTTTCCGCCACATTTAACCGACCTAAAATTTTTAGCCGACTGGTTATTGCCACTGCCACCTGAGCGGGAAATTCATTAACGTTGTACAGCACGCCATCAATACGAAAACGCACATTACCCACTTCACGACGCGGTTCAATATGAATATCACTGGCCCGCTGATCAAAAGCGTATTGTAAAATCCAATCCACAATATTAACGATGTGCTGATCATTGGCATCGGGTCCTTCATATCCCCCAGTTCTAACAACTGCTCAAAGTTCGCCACTCCCGCTGTTGCCTGACCACTGGCTCCAGAGGCACCGCGCACGGATTTAGCCAGCGAATAAAATTCGACGGTATAACGCTGCAAGTCAGCGGGGTCGATCAACACCCGTTTAATGGGGCGCCGCAGAACATGTTCAAGATTACTTTGCCAGCTATCCAGATATGGTTCAGCGCTGGCGATGGTCACCTCATCTACAGAAACTTGCACCGCCAGAATGTTATGCCGCTTGGCAAACTCAAAAGACATCACTTCTGTGATTGCAGGCACATTGACCTTGAGGGGATCGAGATGGAACAGCGCTTGTCCACTCTGCTCAGACAGCCACTGCATCAGCACATCTATATCCAAGCGCGCGCCAGCACGCTTAATATCGGGCAAACTCTTCTCAGCGATATACGTCAGAGGATGCTGCATGGCCTCTTCCTTGCTGCGTGAGCTGTTCAGTAGCTGGGCGTGATCGGCGCTGCTAACACGCTGGTCTTTGAGCAAATCATCCATCAAATTGCGCAAATCCAATGTGCGCCCCGCCCTGCTAACTACTGCTGTACTTGTTTCCACCTGAGCTCCCGAATTGACGACACTGGTCATCTTTTATTCACTATTTACTGGTTGAGTGTAGCATTATCGGTGGTAAGTATGGCCTAGTCTCAAGCTCTTGCCAGCCGCCTACCGCCTGACTTTACTGTCTATATATCGCTCAGTAACGCTGCTACCCTGAAGCAAATGCCCAAACCATGAACACGCTTTCGATATTTGGCCCTAACTCTGAGGGAATCCAAACTAGCCTCAGCTTTGCTAACCCCCTATACTGCGCCCCCATTATCGTTACAGATTTATGACAGGAGCACCCCAATGGCAGGCAACCCCTTTAGCAATCTGTTTGGCCAATCCCCGATTCGCCCCATTCAAGAACATATGGCAAAAGCTCAAGAGTGTGCGGCACTGCTGCCGACATACTTTGAAGCGGTTCTCGCTGACGATTGGCCCAAGGCGAAAGAGTGCCAAAAAAATATCCGTAAACTGGAGCATGAGGCAGACAAGTTAAAGAAAAACATTCGCCTCAACATGCCCAAAAATTTATTTATGCCGATGCCGCGTTCCGATCTACTCGAACTCGTATCCATGCAAGACAAAGTGGCCAACTGCACCAAGGATATTGCCGGCATCATGCTGGGCCGCAAAATGGTTATTCCAGAGGGTATCGCACCGTTAATGATGGAGTATGTTCACGTGGCAGTCGCTACGTCAGCCCAAGCACTCAAGGCCACTCAAGAGTTGGATGAGCTACTGGAAACCGGTTTTCGGGGTCGCGAAATTCAGGTAGTAGAAGAATTAATTAAAGAGCTGGACAACCTGGAAAACCAAAACGACAAGCTGCAAGTCAAAGTCCGGGCACAATTATTCAACCTGGAAAAAAACCTGCCTCCTGTTGATGTGATGTTTCTCTACAAGATCATCGATTGGGTTGGAGAATTAGCAGATCGCGCGCAACAAATCGGCTCGCGCCTACAGCGCTTAATCGCCAGCTAACTTCTTAATTTAATTTAGAGAATACTCACTATGTCTATTATTGCCGAGCACGGCCAAACACTATTAATTCTGGCCTGTTTATTTGGCTTTTTTATGGCCTGGGGCGTCGGCGCTAACGATGTCGCTAATGCAATGGGAACCTCGGTTGGTTCTAAAGCACTGACGATCAAACAAGCTATTTTAATTGCGATGGTGTTTGAATTTGCAGGCGCTTATCTAGCTGGTGGAGAAGTCACCGCCACCATTCGCAAAGGTATTTTAGACCCTGCCGCACTCGACGGGACGCCGGAGCTGCTGGTCTACGGCATGATGGCCGCACTGTTAGCGGCTGGCACATGGTTATTAATTGCCAGCATGATGGGTTGGCCGGTCTCTACCACGCACTCCATCGTTGGTGCACTAGTGGGCTTTGCCGCCGTTGGAATTGGTGTGGACGCAGTGAACTGGGGCAAAGTCGGAACGATTGTCGCTAGCTGGGTAGTCTCTCCAGTACTTGCTGGCACCATATCCTACGGCCTCTTTATGAGCGTGCAAAAACTGATCCTCAACACCGAAAAACCCTTTCAAAATGCCAAAAAATATGTCCCTCTTTATATGTTTGCTGTCGGCTTTATGATTGCCATGGTCACCCTGCTAAAAGGCTTAAAACATTTAGGGATAGAACTGGAATTAGGCTTGGGTAGCAAATTTACCAATGCTCTACCGGTTGCCGCTGCTGTTGGTATTTTCGTCGCACTAATTGGCAAACAGTTTCTTAACCGGGTACAGGAAGAGGCCATTCCTGCAACCGGAAATCGCTTTGATAACGTCGAAAAAATCTTTGCCATCCTGATGATATTTACTGCCTGCGCGATGGCTTTTGCCCACGGCTCCAATGACGTCGCTAACGCCGTAGGCCCATTGGCCGCCATCGTCAGCGTTATTCAAAGTGGTGGTGAAATTGCCAGCAAATCCCCATTACCCGGCTGGATATTATTACTGGGCGGTGGCGGTATCGTTTTAGGTTTAGCGACCTATGGCGTGAAAGTCATGGCCACCATCGGCAAAAAAATCACTGAGCTCACCCCCAGCCGTGGCTTTGCTGCAGAACTGGGGGCAGCGTCCACTGTCGTTTTGGCATCAGCTACCGGCCTGCCTATTTCCACCACTCACACCTTAGTTGGCGCGGTACTAGGTGTGGGTTTAGCCCGTGGTATTGGCGCGCTGAACTTACAAGTCATTGGTACTATCTTTATGTCGTGGATAGTCACTCTACCAGCCGGTGCTGGCCTGGCGATCATCTTCTTCTTCCTGTTTAAAGGTATATTTGGCTAAGTTCGATACGCCAGACTGCTGGCAACAGTGATCTGGCGTATCTACCCCGACGCTTTATTTTTTACAGCCAAACTGCACCATGCATTTATTGCCAACGAAAGTTAAATAGTTAACACTCTCCCGGTAAACGCTAAATACTCACAACCACGGTTACCGACATGTCACAACCGATACCCTCCCTCTTAACTATGATGCACGAACTACTGAGTGAGATTTCAGTCAGTTCTACTTCGGCCCAATGGGATACTGGCAATCGCAGAGTTATTGATAAGTTGGCAGGCTGGCTCAACAGCTTAGGGTTTCAATGCGAAATCATCCCGCTGACCAACCGGGGGAATAAAGCCAATTTAATAGCCACACTCGGTAGCGGGCCCGGTGGTTTAGTGCTGGCCGGACATACTGATACCGTGCCATTCAATGAGGAGCGCTGGGATATGAATCCACTAGCGCTCACCGAACAAGA encodes:
- a CDS encoding inorganic phosphate transporter, whose translation is MSIIAEHGQTLLILACLFGFFMAWGVGANDVANAMGTSVGSKALTIKQAILIAMVFEFAGAYLAGGEVTATIRKGILDPAALDGTPELLVYGMMAALLAAGTWLLIASMMGWPVSTTHSIVGALVGFAAVGIGVDAVNWGKVGTIVASWVVSPVLAGTISYGLFMSVQKLILNTEKPFQNAKKYVPLYMFAVGFMIAMVTLLKGLKHLGIELELGLGSKFTNALPVAAAVGIFVALIGKQFLNRVQEEAIPATGNRFDNVEKIFAILMIFTACAMAFAHGSNDVANAVGPLAAIVSVIQSGGEIASKSPLPGWILLLGGGGIVLGLATYGVKVMATIGKKITELTPSRGFAAELGAASTVVLASATGLPISTTHTLVGAVLGVGLARGIGALNLQVIGTIFMSWIVTLPAGAGLAIIFFFLFKGIFG